The window GCCCAACGACAAGCGAAGGCAAACGGTTACAATCCAGAAATCATTTTGGACTTTGTCGTTTATGCATTAATTGGAGGAATATTAGGTGCTCGCATATGGTATGTCATTTTTTCTTGGAAAACCTACGTAAACAATCCAATTGAAATATTTTTTATTTGGGAAGGCGGTTTAGCAATTCAAGGAGGACTTCTCGGGGGAATACTTATTGGAATTTGGTTTGCAAAAAAACGGAACATTCCTGTATGGACATTAGCCGACATCATCGCTCCCGGACTCATCCTTGGGATGGCAATTGGAAGAATAGGAGACTTTATGGCTGGGGATGATTATGGAATTGCCTCAGAAGTTTTTGGCGTAATTTATCAGCCTGATTCAATAGCTTATAAAGCAAATGGTCCTGTCCCTCTTTTTCCTACAGCCTTGTTTGAAGCAACAGCAGATTTAATCATTATGGGGATTTTACTTATGCTGAAAAAGCGAAAATTGTATGAAGGTTTTCTTTTTCTATGGATGCTCACTTTATACTCCTTTGCTCGATTTTTCTTGGAATTTTTCCGTGGAGATAGTTTACGCACGTTTTTCGATCTAAGAACCGCTCAGTTAACAGCTGTCGCAACGATTATCATTAGTGTTATTTTCATGATAAGACGGACAAAAGAGAGGTGATCAAATTGAAAAAAAATCTGTGGATCATACTCATTGCTGCCATAGTCATAGCGAGCTATCTCGCGTCACTATCCATGTTCTCGCAGTCCAGTCTCGGACAACTTAACGTGGAAGGAATCCGATTTTCATTTAAGGATGGGAAAACAGTTGTAAACTTTACCACGGATCAACCGGGTTTTTGTCAGGTTTTAATTGGAACAGAATCAGGAAAATATCAGCGTGTAGCTGTAGAAAGTATGCCCGAAGGTCCGCACAGGGAACATTATAACGTGATTGACGGATTAGAACCAAATACATCCTATTTTTACCGAATTAATTTCAGCACGTCAGATGGCAGAATATCTCAAAGCAAGGAGAACCGTTTTGTGACTTCAGAAGATATAATTTCCAACATAGAAAATAAACAGGTTGAGAAGCCGAATGGAATCAACATAGCAAATATAAAAAACGGCGGAAAAATCTTAGGGGTCAGTTCCAATTACGGAAACGTATCAAATGATCAACAATGGGGGGCAAATATGGCGATTGACGGAAATCCTGCAACTGAATGGTCCTCAGCAGGGGATGGAGATGATGCTTGGATTAATATCGGATTTGATAACGAATATAAGGTGAAGGCTTTTGGCTTTTGGACTCGAACAATGGGAAGCAGTGCAGAAATTAATCGATTTCGGGTATTAGATGCCGATGGAGTGGAGCTAGGTGTTTTCTCTTTGAAAGGGGCCGAACAAATACAGTACTTTTCCTTAGATAAACCGGCAACCACGAACTCACTTCGCTTCGAAGTGCTGGATAGTACTGGAGGAAATACTGGAGCCGTAGAGATCGAAGTATATCCTGAAAAATAAAGAAAAAGCGCTATCACTCACCGTCTAATAGGCGGGAGAGTTCTCGCGCATGAGTTTATAAATAGAGTCTTTCATCTGCTCAGCTTTGGAACCGCTATCGATCACAAATTGTAAACACCAATCCGTATTATTGAAGAGAGGATGATGATTGCCTTCGGGAAGAATATGAAGCTGCCAATTGGGACGCCCTTTCATTAATTTTTTTACTCCTTCAAGCGGTGCCGTGGGATCTTTGTCTCCATGAATGCAAATGACGGGAATTCGATCAGGTAACCTGTCAGCTTCTTTTTCTAAACCCACCCGGTAAATGACTTCCCACAAAGTAGAGGTGAAAGAACGCCATGTATGTTTTACCATATCCTTCACAACTTCTTTGGGTAGACTGGTTAAAATGAATGGCAGTATCCAACCAAATACTCTTCTGGTAAACACACAAGCTAGAGCCGCTATGGTATAGTTTGTAATAAACCACTGATTCCGCTGCCTAAAATAATGAACTGCATCCTTTTCGCTTCCGTAAAATGGGATGCTGAGCAAAATTAACTTATTCACTTGATCGGGATAACGCGCAGCATAGCCAATTGCTAGAATGGTCCCTAAAGAATGTCCGACTAAAGTGACTTCCCCATGACACTCTATAACCGAATGTAATTCTGTCAAATGTCTTTCTAAAGTATATTTAGTCCAGGGCTTTGGAGAGTTTCCAAATCCTAATGGATCGACTAAAATAAGCTTTTGATCTGCAGACAAATGTTCAACTCTGCTTTTCCAATACCGTGTGGTTCCCCCAAGACCGGGTATAAACACCACTGGGGAACCATTTTTCCCCAAAACCTCGTGATACAACTTATGATTTGTCACTAAGCCCTCATCCTCCCTCAACTACGATTGCAGCTATCCCTATACAAATACGGAATATTTTAAATCTCCGGCTCAAATCAGTAACCATCACACTGCCGTTTTCAGATAATAATTCCATGATTCTTTTCCTACGTTCAACCGCTAGCATGTTTACCCTTCTTCCCAGGCTCTCATTCCGCCTTCCAAGTTATATACTTGCTTATACCCCTTGCTGATAAGGAATTGTCCTGACGCTTCTCCCATGGGTCCCATATGGCATACCAAGATAATTTTTTTATTCTTGTCCAATTTTTCGTATTCCTTTTCAAATTCAGCAAATGGGATCAGGATTGCCCCAGGAATATGGTTTTCCTCGTATAGAAACGGCTCTCGTACATCCACAATGACCGTATTTTCATCCAGACCCGCATCCAATTGTGCCCTCAACTCTTCGGCCGTAATGGGTTGAACCTTCGTATTGGCAGCAGACAGATCCGTTGATTCACCTTGATTGGCACATCCGGCGAGAATGATCGCTAGAAGGACCAAAGCAAAAATCAGGAACGTTTTTTTATTCACAATGTTTCCTCCTTCCTATGGATATGAAAATGGCACCGAAGATCAAAAATATCCAAGAGAATAGAGAAAGTACCCAAAGCTGGCAAAAGTAAGTCCCGTTGATACCCATAATATGATTCTTTGCTTGCGGTGTACAAGGGACCTTCGTCTCCAGGTTACCCAATGGGCCAATCCCAAAAGAACAAAGCTTAATCCAATAAACCACCACTGATATTTTGCAAAAAAGGCTAATGTGGACAGCATCGACCCGCCCAGACCGAGCGGTATCACCAATACAGGAAGCAGTCAAGCGAGACAAGCAAAAGTGGCCGAAATCATGGTGAAAGTTTGGGTAAATTTCTCTTTCCAAGAGGCCATCTATTCTCCTCCTTCCCTTGTTTTATATGGACGGAACCAAAAATTCTTATTTATTTGGACTGATTTCCATCAATCTCATAATGTCCATCATCAAAAATTTTTGCCGAACCACCTTCATTCCCGCCTTTTCAATATTTTCAACCGTTCGTCTATTGATGTTCGCTCCATAGAAAGTGACTGGAATGGGATTTAGCCAATCCATTAGCGTGCCTAGAACTGGATTTTCACTCCTCATGTGTTCCAGCATGATCACCTGTCCATCCGGTTTGCATACCCTGCGAATTTCTTTTAATCCTTTAACTGGATCCGGAACAGAACAATAAACACAAGTAGTCACTACCGTATCAAACGTATTATCCGGAAAATTCATCTGCTGGGCATCCATCTCCAGAAGTTGAACTTTTGCTTTTATTCCCTCCCCCTTCTCCAGCTTCCGACGGGCATATTTCAGCATGTTGGGACTGAAGTCAATCCCTGTTACCTCTGTGTCAGCAGGATAAAAAGGAAGATTGGCACCGGTACCCACCCCAACCTCAAGCACCCGTCCCTTGACAAGGGAGAATACGTCTTTTCTCCATTCCTCTTTAATCATTCGATCCATCACGTCAAAAATGGGAGCAATTCTGTTATATCTTCCTTTGATTGTCTCGGTCAGCTTTACTTCTTCATGATTCATATTCCATTCTCCTTAAATCGAAAATTATATACCCGTGCCCCTATTTTATCGTAAATTGAATAAATATTAAAGGAACACAATTATTATCCTTTTGCCTGACTTTCTCATAGATTATAGTGTGGAACTAGAGATTTACACGCCCGCTAGCCAAGTTATAGGAATGCATACTTTGCCGAAAGGGAGTGTTCATGTGGTTTATTCCTATCCTTTTCCGTTTCGTCAGTCTCAATCAGTCTCCATTATTTCCCATATGCACCAGGGAGATATTTACACAGAACTGCTATGCTCCTATTGGACTCAGATTTTAGTTGTTGCTTCATTTCAGTCTCCGTATATTTCAACCTTTGAGTCAGCCTTATTCCATTTCACTTACGCAAGAACAGGGGCGAGGGGATCCCTTCAGAGATATATTCAAGGGAATCAATCCAGAGCCATTAAACTTACCCTGATTCACTGCTTAGTCATGTCACAAAGATACCTGACGGTTTTAAAAGAGACCCTCCCTAAGGTGCAAACAGAAGCTTCATCTCCATTTTCTAATCCACTTAAAAAAATAGAGCTTCTTTTGAATCAGATTGAACCTCACCTTCAACAAACCATTTCCTTAGCAAAAAACATGCTGGGAGAAGACGAATGGGAGCATTCAATACCCTGATTCCTCCAGTTTTTTGGTTTCCTTACGAATCACCTGAATGCCCTGTTGGTATTGGATGTCGGAAATCAGCTTCATTTGATATAATTCTCGAAGTTCTTCTTCCATTAACCATAAGTCTCCCAAGGGATCTCCCGTATAGATAAGCACCCGAAATTCTCTTAGCAATTCTTTTAGATGAAAGATGCTTAAAATGGTCTGATTGGGTTTCAAAACTAATCTACTCCTTTATCAGAAAAGATAAATTCTTCGATCATCCTGATCATGATTATATGGAGACAGTATAGCAAAAATTAAATCCTTTCGCGATCCTTGTTAGAAAAACTTGGCTTATCGCCACGTACTTAATAGCGAAAGCTTTAGTTTTTTTTATACTTTTTTCCTTTAAAGAAATTAAGCTTTCTTAAATGTATAAAAAAGAAGGACTGGACCCATTATCATGATCCAGCCTTTCCTATTGATAAACCATCGGTTCAAACCGCTATCTGCTTCTGATTCTTTTCACAGTATCCTTATCCAGACGTTTCACTGCAGCAATCAGCAGTTTTTTCGCATTTTCGTAATCATCATAATGAATGATCGACGCATGGCTGTGAATATACCTTGCCGGAATGCCAATCACTGCCGATGGCACCCCTTTTCCGCTCATATGGACCCTTCCGGCGTCTGTTCCTCCCTGGGAAACAAAAAATTGATAGGGAATCCCTTCTTCCTCTGCCGTATCTATTAAAAAGTCACGTAATCCGGGATGTGAGATCATGGACCGGTCATAAATACGCATCAAAGGTCCTTCCCCCAACTTTCCGAACCCTTCGCCAGAACCTGGAATATCATTCGCTGGCCCGGCATCCAAGGCAAAAAAGATATCCGGTTTAATCATATCGGCAGCTGTAGCCGCCCCCCTTAATCCTACTTCCTCCTGAACAGTGGCTCCTGAATACACGGTACATGAAAGCTTTTCTTCCTTCAGTTCCTTTAACAGTTCAATGGATAAAGCACATCCATAACGGTTGTCCCAGGCCTTGGCCATGATTTTTTTGGGATTGGCCATCACTTTAAAAGGACATACCGGAATGATTGGCTGACCTGGACGAACGCCAATTTTTTCTGCATCTTCTTTGCTGTCTGCCCCGATATCAATAAACATTTTCTTCATATCCATCGGTTTTTTCCTGACTTCATCCGTTAACACATGGGGAGGAATGGATCCGATGACCCCCTCTACCGGTCCATTGGGAGTGATGATATGGACCCGCTGGGCCAACATCACCTGAGACCACCAGCCGCCCAAATTTTGAAACT is drawn from Microaerobacter geothermalis and contains these coding sequences:
- the lgt gene encoding prolipoprotein diacylglyceryl transferase, producing MIGLKLFTIAGIPIYTHGVGIALAALLGMWLAQRQAKANGYNPEIILDFVVYALIGGILGARIWYVIFSWKTYVNNPIEIFFIWEGGLAIQGGLLGGILIGIWFAKKRNIPVWTLADIIAPGLILGMAIGRIGDFMAGDDYGIASEVFGVIYQPDSIAYKANGPVPLFPTALFEATADLIIMGILLMLKKRKLYEGFLFLWMLTLYSFARFFLEFFRGDSLRTFFDLRTAQLTAVATIIISVIFMIRRTKER
- a CDS encoding discoidin domain-containing protein → MKKNLWIILIAAIVIASYLASLSMFSQSSLGQLNVEGIRFSFKDGKTVVNFTTDQPGFCQVLIGTESGKYQRVAVESMPEGPHREHYNVIDGLEPNTSYFYRINFSTSDGRISQSKENRFVTSEDIISNIENKQVEKPNGINIANIKNGGKILGVSSNYGNVSNDQQWGANMAIDGNPATEWSSAGDGDDAWINIGFDNEYKVKAFGFWTRTMGSSAEINRFRVLDADGVELGVFSLKGAEQIQYFSLDKPATTNSLRFEVLDSTGGNTGAVEIEVYPEK
- a CDS encoding alpha/beta fold hydrolase, encoding MTNHKLYHEVLGKNGSPVVFIPGLGGTTRYWKSRVEHLSADQKLILVDPLGFGNSPKPWTKYTLERHLTELHSVIECHGEVTLVGHSLGTILAIGYAARYPDQVNKLILLSIPFYGSEKDAVHYFRQRNQWFITNYTIAALACVFTRRVFGWILPFILTSLPKEVVKDMVKHTWRSFTSTLWEVIYRVGLEKEADRLPDRIPVICIHGDKDPTAPLEGVKKLMKGRPNWQLHILPEGNHHPLFNNTDWCLQFVIDSGSKAEQMKDSIYKLMRENSPAY
- a CDS encoding rhodanese-like domain-containing protein, producing the protein MNKKTFLIFALVLLAIILAGCANQGESTDLSAANTKVQPITAEELRAQLDAGLDENTVIVDVREPFLYEENHIPGAILIPFAEFEKEYEKLDKNKKIILVCHMGPMGEASGQFLISKGYKQVYNLEGGMRAWEEG
- a CDS encoding putative mercuric transport protein, which codes for MASWKEKFTQTFTMISATFACLAULLPVLVIPLGLGGSMLSTLAFFAKYQWWFIGLSFVLLGLAHWVTWRRRSLVHRKQRIILWVSTGLTFASFGYFLYSLGYF
- a CDS encoding class I SAM-dependent methyltransferase, with translation MNHEEVKLTETIKGRYNRIAPIFDVMDRMIKEEWRKDVFSLVKGRVLEVGVGTGANLPFYPADTEVTGIDFSPNMLKYARRKLEKGEGIKAKVQLLEMDAQQMNFPDNTFDTVVTTCVYCSVPDPVKGLKEIRRVCKPDGQVIMLEHMRSENPVLGTLMDWLNPIPVTFYGANINRRTVENIEKAGMKVVRQKFLMMDIMRLMEISPNK
- a CDS encoding YqgQ family protein; the encoded protein is MKPNQTILSIFHLKELLREFRVLIYTGDPLGDLWLMEEELRELYQMKLISDIQYQQGIQVIRKETKKLEESGY
- a CDS encoding M42 family metallopeptidase, producing the protein MNEGSCTMSWQLELFKELTEAPGAPGFEDEVRKIMRKHLASYADEVVQDNLGSIFGKKTGNENSPTIMVAGHMDEVGFLVTQITEKGFIQFQNLGGWWSQVMLAQRVHIITPNGPVEGVIGSIPPHVLTDEVRKKPMDMKKMFIDIGADSKEDAEKIGVRPGQPIIPVCPFKVMANPKKIMAKAWDNRYGCALSIELLKELKEEKLSCTVYSGATVQEEVGLRGAATAADMIKPDIFFALDAGPANDIPGSGEGFGKLGEGPLMRIYDRSMISHPGLRDFLIDTAEEEGIPYQFFVSQGGTDAGRVHMSGKGVPSAVIGIPARYIHSHASIIHYDDYENAKKLLIAAVKRLDKDTVKRIRSR